The Thermodesulfobacteriota bacterium genome includes a region encoding these proteins:
- a CDS encoding phosphate/phosphite/phosphonate ABC transporter substrate-binding protein: MQERKIGQKRYRESMEMAKAITGFFIFFFIGILTAGGCTKNEETAIGKKAASETAGDKRAVFRLAVQPCWSPPDTFTMFTPLADYLSRETGLNIKLVVLETEEDFHEALDTAAFTLQDAFSIYVHNKKIALFDPLAIAVSEDGETEERGVIIVRADSSIKGLSDLKGKTFLFGAPHNTPKFTGAYITLKEAGIDPGRDLKGHEFGGDCDDNAMSVFLGEYDAGAVCKDFVEGPEGKKRFNFKTDLRIVADTVPLPSWMLAASKDVDREVVEKVRNALLKIGPRSPLAEEVLKECEWSGFIAVTGKELSRIDNLVRKYSIPVR; this comes from the coding sequence ATGCAGGAGAGAAAAATCGGACAAAAACGGTATAGGGAAAGCATGGAGATGGCCAAGGCAATAACAGGCTTTTTTATATTTTTTTTCATTGGAATCTTAACGGCCGGCGGGTGTACTAAAAACGAAGAGACGGCCATCGGGAAAAAAGCGGCCTCAGAAACGGCGGGAGACAAAAGAGCGGTATTCAGACTGGCTGTCCAGCCCTGCTGGAGTCCCCCGGATACATTTACCATGTTTACGCCGCTGGCAGATTATCTATCAAGGGAGACCGGACTGAATATAAAGCTGGTTGTCCTGGAAACAGAAGAAGATTTTCATGAGGCATTGGATACAGCGGCATTTACCCTGCAGGACGCCTTTTCCATATACGTGCACAATAAAAAGATTGCTCTTTTTGATCCCTTGGCGATCGCCGTATCGGAAGATGGGGAGACTGAAGAAAGGGGGGTAATCATCGTCAGAGCGGATAGCTCTATTAAAGGCTTAAGCGATTTAAAAGGCAAGACGTTTTTATTTGGCGCCCCGCATAATACGCCAAAGTTCACCGGCGCATACATCACCCTGAAAGAGGCCGGGATCGATCCCGGACGTGACCTGAAAGGCCATGAGTTCGGCGGGGACTGTGACGATAACGCCATGTCCGTATTTTTAGGGGAATACGATGCCGGCGCCGTATGTAAAGATTTTGTGGAGGGGCCGGAGGGTAAAAAGAGGTTCAACTTTAAAACTGACCTGAGGATTGTGGCCGATACCGTGCCCTTACCGAGCTGGATGCTGGCGGCCTCGAAGGATGTGGACAGGGAGGTGGTGGAAAAGGTCAGGAATGCCTTATTAAAAATAGGACCCCGAAGCCCCCTGGCTGAAGAAGTCCTGAAAGAGTGCGAATGGAGCGGATTTATAGCCGTTACCGGCAAGGAATTGTCACGCATCGATAACCTGGTTCGTAAGTATTCGATACCCGTACGGTGA
- a CDS encoding AbrB/MazE/SpoVT family DNA-binding domain-containing protein, which translates to MPIVKTSAKGQIVIPAAIRKKLKIKPGQKVNLTLVEDKAVITPLPEDPIKSLRGILKGKPSMTKALLEDRKKEVEREEKDIARLLRRSRLAPK; encoded by the coding sequence ATGCCTATTGTAAAAACCTCGGCCAAAGGACAGATCGTCATACCGGCAGCAATCAGGAAAAAGCTTAAGATAAAACCCGGCCAGAAGGTCAACCTGACCCTTGTGGAAGATAAGGCGGTCATCACCCCTCTTCCAGAAGACCCAATCAAATCCTTAAGGGGTATTCTGAAAGGGAAGCCTTCCATGACCAAGGCATTATTGGAAGATAGAAAGAAAGAGGTTGAACGTGAAGAAAAAGACATTGCTCGACTCCTTCGCCGTTCTCGCCTGGCTCCAAAATGA
- a CDS encoding type II toxin-antitoxin system VapC family toxin produces MKKKTLLDSFAVLAWLQNEKGSQQVEDLLYRAQGGNEQVILNIINLGEIFYRCARVQDISFARGILEEIRLLPIRIYSCPDDLVLTAAEIKAGYPMAYADAFIVATALKENATIITGDAEFKQVEHLVKIDWLG; encoded by the coding sequence GTGAAGAAAAAGACATTGCTCGACTCCTTCGCCGTTCTCGCCTGGCTCCAAAATGAGAAAGGATCGCAACAGGTGGAAGACCTTTTGTACCGGGCTCAGGGAGGCAATGAACAGGTTATATTGAATATTATCAACCTGGGCGAAATCTTTTATCGCTGTGCCCGGGTGCAGGACATCTCCTTTGCCAGGGGAATTCTGGAAGAGATCAGGCTCCTTCCGATCAGGATTTATTCCTGTCCTGACGATCTGGTTCTGACGGCCGCAGAAATCAAGGCCGGCTATCCTATGGCTTACGCCGATGCATTCATTGTAGCTACGGCTTTAAAAGAAAACGCTACCATAATTACCGGCGATGCGGAGTTCAAACAAGTGGAGCATCTGGTAAAGATCGACTGGTTGGGCTGA
- a CDS encoding AIPR family protein, producing the protein MIANEVIDFSRDFHDEIRAEAHAYEALREEVFVEKMGNILEEYGEIESLVPCPYKSKGMKVDGYHYDDEFKDITLIVSHFLDHDDPSKAKVANDEINSLFKSATNFLTRSLKGLYNKIDISNEAHELATLISECKDDIRTAKIVVITDGITQKKPADIDEIDGIEIIRTVWDIERTCHFYRTGEREKITIEFVEYCGGPLPCVLKKNETDHYSTYLGFIPGSALADMYARWGIKMLDMNVRVFLSARGNVNKGIRETILKEPDMFCAYNNGITVFARSVEVTSSEAGFGLVSAEDFQIVNGGQTTASLYHSRKKDRANIDNIFVQMKLTVINNPEDIPKIVPKISEYSNTQNKVQLADLAANQAPHPEIQNISNNILAPDPTGGSQQTYWFYERARGSYEEFRNLNARTPAQKRQFDALRPKNQKFDKIKFGKVWNTYLRLPHVVSLGGQKNFGRFNEWLREQKEEDWVSFFKKTVGLLILWNSMEKIVRRQGFQGYHHNIVSYSLSWLFHLTDLRIDIEKIWQKQIVSDSILDVLEHISQIVNNHIRDTQQNVTEYCKREECWNRLKEKNFSLPANVRDEYILGSRKSEYNPNISSEAETIEFCKSKDDEAWFTLSKWLKDRNFLTPKARSQCFNMGKFLRKGKEPSIALSIPCKKAWEEAEIRGWQYSPDKTA; encoded by the coding sequence ATGATTGCCAATGAAGTGATTGATTTCTCCAGAGACTTTCATGATGAAATAAGGGCTGAAGCTCATGCCTATGAGGCACTCAGAGAAGAAGTCTTTGTTGAAAAAATGGGGAATATTCTGGAGGAATATGGAGAAATAGAGAGTCTGGTTCCCTGTCCATACAAGAGCAAAGGCATGAAAGTCGACGGTTACCATTATGATGATGAATTTAAGGATATTACACTAATCGTATCACACTTCTTGGATCATGATGATCCGTCAAAAGCCAAAGTTGCTAATGATGAAATCAACTCTTTATTCAAAAGTGCGACAAATTTTTTGACGCGAAGTCTTAAAGGTTTATATAACAAAATTGATATCTCTAATGAGGCACATGAACTTGCCACACTTATATCGGAATGCAAAGATGATATCCGGACTGCAAAAATTGTTGTTATTACAGACGGAATAACTCAAAAAAAACCTGCGGATATTGATGAGATTGATGGTATTGAAATTATCCGTACCGTCTGGGATATTGAAAGAACATGCCATTTTTATCGAACGGGGGAAAGAGAGAAGATAACTATTGAGTTTGTGGAATACTGCGGTGGACCATTGCCATGTGTATTAAAAAAAAATGAAACAGACCACTATTCTACTTATCTTGGATTTATTCCTGGCTCAGCTCTTGCTGATATGTATGCCAGATGGGGAATCAAAATGCTCGATATGAATGTGAGAGTGTTTCTTTCAGCTCGCGGCAATGTCAACAAGGGAATCAGAGAGACCATACTTAAGGAACCAGATATGTTCTGCGCTTATAACAATGGCATTACGGTTTTTGCCAGAAGTGTTGAAGTCACATCTTCAGAAGCTGGATTCGGACTGGTTAGTGCCGAAGATTTCCAAATCGTCAATGGCGGACAGACCACAGCATCCCTTTATCATTCCAGAAAGAAAGATAGGGCAAATATTGACAATATATTTGTTCAGATGAAATTGACAGTTATAAACAATCCGGAAGATATACCCAAAATTGTACCTAAGATTAGTGAGTATTCAAATACCCAGAATAAAGTTCAGTTGGCTGATCTTGCTGCAAATCAGGCACCTCATCCGGAAATCCAGAATATTTCTAACAACATCTTAGCGCCTGACCCTACCGGAGGTTCCCAGCAGACCTATTGGTTCTACGAACGTGCCCGTGGCAGTTACGAAGAATTCAGGAATCTGAATGCCAGAACTCCCGCACAAAAACGTCAGTTTGATGCTCTCAGACCTAAAAACCAGAAGTTTGATAAGATCAAGTTCGGAAAAGTTTGGAACACATACCTTAGACTTCCACATGTAGTTAGCTTGGGAGGACAGAAAAATTTTGGACGGTTCAATGAATGGTTGAGGGAACAAAAAGAAGAAGACTGGGTTTCTTTTTTCAAAAAAACAGTTGGCTTACTTATACTCTGGAATTCTATGGAAAAGATCGTTCGCAGGCAGGGCTTCCAAGGATATCATCACAACATTGTTTCTTATAGCTTATCATGGTTGTTCCACCTTACAGATTTGCGGATTGATATTGAAAAGATTTGGCAGAAACAGATAGTCAGCGATTCGATTCTTGATGTATTGGAACACATATCACAAATTGTAAATAATCATATTCGTGACACACAACAGAATGTAACGGAGTATTGCAAAAGGGAAGAGTGCTGGAACAGACTGAAAGAGAAAAATTTTTCGCTTCCAGCAAACGTACGGGATGAGTATATCCTTGGAAGCAGAAAATCAGAATATAACCCGAATATCTCAAGCGAAGCAGAAACAATTGAATTCTGCAAAAGTAAAGATGATGAGGCGTGGTTTACCCTATCTAAGTGGCTTAAGGACCGCAATTTTCTGACACCGAAGGCGCGCAGTCAGTGCTTTAATATGGGAAAATTTCTTCGGAAAGGGAAAGAGCCCAGCATTGCACTGAGTATTCCCTGCAAAAAAGCTTGGGAAGAGGCGGAGATTCGTGGTTGGCAGTATAGTCCTGACAAGACGGCATAA
- a CDS encoding PD-(D/E)XK motif protein → MGSDDRVDFRIRQLWEELERTLLLGTGSHQRVYRRLDLETETGIRLGCVAPGNVWELLVEIGCAGDSFSVEYPKWKGMAFETLTLDVPKENTLHIRLFLEQRENRDIFVTVCDDLIRALNGCLSNESRRNEIANFLARWSSFFEKYGQEGLSSEEQRGLYGELWWLRRMIHASTEYLAAINSWKGCRRNYHDFEIKGHVVEVKTTMTKEPRKVQINNERQLDDRGLNSLHLLIITLRKSGGGGETLPDLVLSLRSIFSGKPVAYIFEQSLREAGYLDIHTNLYTSSYTTIKEELFRIREGSPRITDVPQGIGDLHYTVVVASCGNFVCEFSEYFDLIRE, encoded by the coding sequence ATGGGATCAGATGACCGCGTAGATTTTCGTATTAGGCAATTGTGGGAAGAATTAGAGAGAACTTTGCTGCTTGGCACAGGATCTCATCAGCGAGTATATCGCCGTCTTGACCTGGAGACAGAAACAGGGATCAGGCTTGGCTGTGTGGCCCCTGGTAATGTATGGGAATTACTTGTTGAGATTGGGTGCGCAGGAGATTCTTTTTCAGTCGAATATCCGAAGTGGAAAGGAATGGCTTTTGAGACGTTAACTCTGGATGTTCCCAAGGAAAATACCCTTCACATTAGACTTTTTCTCGAGCAAAGAGAAAACAGAGATATTTTTGTAACTGTGTGTGATGATCTTATTCGGGCACTCAATGGCTGCTTGTCAAATGAAAGCCGGCGGAATGAAATTGCGAACTTTCTCGCAAGATGGAGCAGCTTCTTTGAAAAATACGGACAGGAAGGGCTTTCATCAGAAGAACAGCGCGGTTTGTATGGTGAGCTTTGGTGGCTTCGGCGTATGATTCATGCAAGTACTGAGTATTTGGCCGCTATTAATTCATGGAAGGGCTGCAGACGCAACTACCACGATTTTGAAATAAAAGGTCACGTCGTAGAAGTAAAAACAACAATGACAAAAGAACCGCGCAAAGTTCAGATTAATAACGAGCGTCAGCTTGATGACCGAGGATTAAACTCTTTGCATTTGCTTATAATTACTCTTAGAAAATCAGGCGGCGGCGGCGAAACCTTGCCCGATCTTGTTCTGTCTCTGAGAAGCATCTTTTCAGGAAAACCCGTTGCCTATATTTTTGAACAGTCACTCAGAGAGGCCGGATATCTGGATATTCATACAAATCTCTACACCAGCAGCTATACAACCATTAAAGAAGAGCTTTTTCGTATAAGAGAGGGCTCCCCACGCATAACAGATGTGCCGCAGGGCATTGGTGATCTTCATTATACTGTTGTGGTTGCATCTTGTGGAAATTTCGTTTGTGAATTTTCTGAATATTTTGATTTAATCAGGGAATAA
- a CDS encoding Z1 domain-containing protein: MNTFDQIVQLSYAYFANKKVTPEEIRNFISRMIIAFPEEQIDEAKLFSKIESIHTVTIDGSFLTLEDSEGHEEWFNVSTNMSINREFQWHFWDHLKTYLINYKGRTASIVESLDRFTSEIISRLEDPSREGTWDRRGMVMGSVQSGKTLNYTALICKALDAGYKFIVVLTGIHNSLRSQTQDRLNEELLGYDLDRIQRLTGQERRIGVRRIFSDHRIVNTLTSSSQNGDFSRAVAAQAGIIPSLTGDPIVLIMKKNVTILKNLVSWLNSLPGTIDIENRRVVPDIPLLLIDDECDFASVNTKQPERDENGIIEDWNPTETNKQIRTLLFGFQKSAYVGYTATPYANIFIHKDDYHPRYGDDLFPRHFIISLPQPTNYIGPDYLFGITGDSEQGIESIDPLPLIRYVRDHSGKIPDTHKKDLRVDDLPESMLDAIKCFLLVSAARRIRKEGVVHNSMLIHVTRFTAVQRQIRDLVEKELRKLIARIMSGSDSLSDLKRIWETDIVPTSLDMETRGFSEAVPPSWNEIKRELFNTAKMVKVKGINGEIGDILDYREADALTREKIQRGENVSWEDRGISVIAIGGDKLSRGLTLDGLTISYYLRASRMYDTLMQMGRWFGYREGYNDLCRIYTTEELAEWYRHIALANQELRNELEYMVAINSTPENYGLKARSHPGRLAVTSAGKSRNAEKLTISFSGKFPKTIVFDPRHLENNRRALQTLVQQIGRDCSRDIDPEKPRYHWEKVQAAPVLNFLRSYATQDVAKRVVDPARIADFIERQNKNDELVDWHVIIASNILHDAEHKYHLGKYTIGCVRRTPLEVLSDKISIGTLTSPADELLDLSTPEIERASEFDRSRGKQRSDRLPTSLAIRAVRPKTRGLILIYLPACKDIDNPKNNYGLTDQEVVGFAISFPFSDTAVPIEYWAGPVYMEEY, encoded by the coding sequence ATGAATACATTTGATCAGATTGTTCAACTTTCGTATGCGTATTTTGCCAACAAAAAGGTAACACCTGAAGAGATAAGAAACTTTATCAGCAGAATGATCATTGCATTCCCGGAGGAGCAAATTGACGAGGCAAAGCTTTTCTCCAAAATTGAAAGCATTCATACTGTAACAATTGATGGTTCATTCCTTACGCTTGAAGACAGTGAGGGACATGAAGAGTGGTTTAATGTGTCAACAAATATGTCTATCAATAGGGAATTTCAGTGGCATTTCTGGGATCACCTTAAAACATACCTTATTAATTACAAAGGCCGCACAGCAAGCATAGTCGAGAGCCTTGACCGATTTACAAGTGAAATAATAAGCCGGTTAGAAGATCCTTCTCGCGAGGGAACGTGGGACAGGAGAGGTATGGTCATGGGTAGTGTACAGTCGGGCAAAACCCTTAACTATACTGCTCTCATATGTAAGGCCTTGGATGCAGGCTATAAATTTATTGTCGTACTGACAGGGATACATAATAGTCTTCGCAGTCAAACTCAGGATCGCCTAAACGAAGAGCTTCTTGGCTATGATCTTGATAGAATCCAGAGGCTTACCGGACAGGAAAGGCGTATAGGTGTCAGAAGAATATTTTCTGACCACAGAATTGTTAACACGCTTACAAGCAGTAGCCAAAATGGAGACTTTAGTAGAGCAGTAGCTGCTCAAGCAGGGATAATTCCGTCTCTGACAGGTGATCCGATTGTTTTAATTATGAAAAAGAATGTGACAATTCTTAAGAACCTTGTCAGCTGGCTTAATAGTCTTCCCGGCACGATAGATATTGAGAACCGAAGGGTAGTCCCTGATATCCCATTGCTCCTAATTGATGACGAGTGTGATTTCGCGTCTGTTAACACAAAACAACCGGAAAGAGACGAAAATGGGATTATTGAGGATTGGAATCCAACCGAAACAAATAAGCAAATAAGAACCCTGCTCTTTGGTTTTCAGAAAAGTGCTTATGTTGGATATACCGCGACTCCATATGCAAACATTTTCATCCACAAAGATGATTATCACCCGAGGTATGGGGACGATCTGTTCCCACGGCACTTCATCATAAGCTTGCCTCAGCCCACAAACTATATCGGTCCTGATTATCTTTTCGGAATCACAGGAGATTCTGAGCAGGGGATTGAAAGCATTGACCCGCTTCCGTTGATCAGATATGTAAGAGATCATTCAGGAAAAATTCCTGACACTCACAAGAAAGACCTGAGGGTTGATGATCTGCCCGAATCGATGTTAGATGCCATCAAATGTTTTCTGCTCGTCAGCGCTGCGAGAAGAATCAGGAAAGAAGGTGTCGTGCATAACTCCATGCTTATACATGTTACCCGCTTCACTGCAGTGCAAAGGCAGATTAGGGATCTAGTTGAAAAAGAATTGCGAAAACTTATTGCCAGAATTATGTCTGGTTCGGATTCGTTATCTGACCTTAAGAGAATCTGGGAAACTGATATTGTTCCAACTTCATTAGATATGGAAACAAGGGGCTTCAGCGAAGCAGTGCCTCCTTCATGGAATGAGATTAAGAGAGAACTCTTCAATACTGCCAAAATGGTTAAGGTTAAGGGTATAAACGGAGAAATAGGAGATATTCTGGACTACAGGGAAGCGGATGCTCTGACAAGAGAAAAAATTCAAAGAGGCGAGAATGTATCTTGGGAAGACAGGGGCATTAGTGTAATAGCCATTGGCGGCGACAAACTCTCCCGAGGGCTTACATTGGATGGATTAACAATCTCATATTATTTAAGAGCTTCCCGTATGTATGATACACTCATGCAAATGGGACGATGGTTTGGTTATAGGGAAGGATATAATGACCTTTGCAGAATATACACAACGGAGGAATTGGCAGAGTGGTACCGTCATATAGCACTTGCAAATCAGGAGTTACGCAACGAGCTTGAATATATGGTCGCCATTAATAGTACCCCTGAAAATTATGGTCTAAAGGCAAGAAGCCATCCGGGCAGACTTGCAGTGACCTCGGCTGGCAAGTCGAGAAATGCGGAGAAACTCACTATTTCATTTTCTGGCAAATTCCCCAAAACAATTGTATTCGATCCACGACATCTTGAAAACAACCGGAGAGCACTTCAGACACTGGTCCAGCAAATTGGTAGGGACTGTTCGAGAGATATAGATCCAGAAAAGCCAAGATATCACTGGGAAAAAGTTCAGGCAGCCCCCGTACTGAATTTTCTGAGGAGTTACGCTACGCAGGATGTCGCAAAAAGAGTTGTTGATCCTGCGCGGATTGCTGATTTCATTGAGAGGCAGAACAAGAACGACGAACTCGTTGACTGGCATGTGATTATTGCTTCCAATATCCTGCATGACGCAGAGCATAAGTATCATCTGGGAAAATATACAATCGGATGTGTCAGGAGAACTCCTCTTGAAGTTCTCTCTGACAAAATATCCATAGGGACTCTGACAAGTCCTGCCGATGAATTATTGGACCTCTCGACGCCAGAAATTGAAAGGGCTTCGGAATTTGACCGATCCCGGGGAAAGCAGAGATCGGACAGGCTTCCGACATCCTTGGCCATTCGAGCTGTCAGACCGAAGACAAGAGGACTTATCCTAATATATCTTCCCGCCTGCAAGGATATTGACAATCCAAAGAATAATTATGGGTTAACCGATCAGGAAGTGGTTGGTTTTGCCATCAGTTTTCCGTTTAGTGATACCGCTGTACCCATTGAGTACTGGGCCGGACCGGTCTACATGGAGGAGTACTGA
- a CDS encoding ATP-binding protein, protein MKTKPPRTEIAYAEENFEECPPRAEAMIHSLRAFGYDLSMAVADLIDNSIFAGAKNLWIEYAWNDGNPWIRITDDGTGMTEDRLVEAMRLGTQSPLEERDLRDLGRFGLGLKTASFSQCKLLTVMTKTKDGKISTRFWDLDKVQTARNWLLGKTPPTDAMNLLSGINELGSGTIVLWRNLDRIDETSETTTYNAEEAFLDKFITVKEYLEMVFHQYLEHHPKKINIFLGVAKCEPWDPYLRKNDFTQELSSEKYEDSKVSVIPYVLPHVSKRSESESTHGSGPKGWNAQQGFYVYRNRRMIISGGYLNFDLKAEEHYKLARIKVNITNDMDHEWSIDVRKAVAIPPDRLKAELLRIAKATRQKAAEVYRARTGAVRKRGILPQTDDVWIKKKIGEKIFYKINQDNSVIKIILEEVDNKKGWAKKLFHVIESTVPHRLIIMDGLEHEDCHADLPADMNLPPKELLKICFALYNKYRREGKTHAQTADILCGMDIFSTHPAYRAYLDDHAHERFKK, encoded by the coding sequence ATGAAAACAAAGCCTCCACGAACAGAAATAGCATACGCCGAAGAGAATTTCGAAGAATGTCCGCCCCGGGCTGAGGCAATGATACACTCACTGAGGGCGTTTGGTTATGACCTCAGCATGGCTGTTGCTGATCTTATTGATAACAGTATCTTTGCTGGTGCAAAAAATCTTTGGATTGAATACGCATGGAATGATGGTAACCCATGGATTCGTATTACGGATGATGGAACAGGAATGACAGAAGATCGGCTGGTTGAAGCTATGAGGCTGGGAACTCAAAGCCCCTTGGAAGAACGGGATTTAAGAGACTTAGGAAGATTCGGGTTAGGGCTAAAGACAGCATCTTTTTCTCAATGCAAGCTTTTAACTGTCATGACAAAAACGAAAGATGGCAAAATCTCGACCAGATTCTGGGATCTCGACAAAGTTCAGACAGCGCGTAACTGGCTCCTAGGCAAAACTCCGCCCACTGATGCCATGAATCTTCTTTCAGGGATTAATGAACTCGGGAGTGGAACAATTGTTCTTTGGCGGAATCTTGATCGTATTGATGAGACATCTGAGACAACCACTTATAACGCTGAGGAGGCATTTCTCGACAAATTCATTACTGTTAAGGAGTATCTTGAAATGGTTTTTCATCAGTACCTTGAACATCATCCAAAAAAGATAAATATTTTTCTCGGCGTGGCTAAATGTGAACCCTGGGATCCATATCTTAGAAAAAATGATTTTACTCAGGAGCTTTCTTCTGAAAAATATGAAGATAGTAAGGTTTCAGTAATTCCCTATGTTTTGCCTCACGTATCTAAAAGAAGTGAATCTGAGAGCACTCATGGCTCAGGACCAAAAGGTTGGAATGCGCAGCAGGGTTTTTATGTTTACCGTAATCGCAGGATGATCATTTCTGGTGGATATCTGAACTTTGATTTGAAAGCAGAAGAACACTATAAGCTGGCAAGGATAAAAGTTAACATTACAAACGATATGGATCATGAATGGTCTATTGATGTCAGAAAGGCAGTTGCAATACCTCCTGACCGATTAAAAGCAGAATTACTGAGAATTGCAAAGGCTACACGGCAGAAGGCTGCGGAAGTGTACAGGGCAAGAACTGGTGCCGTAAGAAAGAGGGGAATTCTGCCACAAACAGATGACGTGTGGATTAAAAAGAAAATAGGGGAGAAGATTTTCTACAAGATAAATCAGGACAACTCTGTGATTAAAATAATTCTTGAAGAAGTTGACAATAAGAAGGGCTGGGCAAAAAAACTCTTTCATGTCATCGAAAGTACGGTTCCCCATCGACTCATTATCATGGACGGGCTGGAACATGAAGATTGCCATGCTGACCTGCCGGCGGACATGAATCTGCCGCCCAAAGAATTGCTTAAAATTTGCTTTGCTCTTTACAACAAATATCGCAGAGAGGGGAAAACTCATGCGCAGACCGCTGATATACTCTGTGGCATGGATATTTTCAGTACTCATCCTGCCTACAGGGCATACTTAGATGATCATGCCCATGAGAGGTTTAAGAAATGA